In a genomic window of Streptomyces sp. SJL17-4:
- a CDS encoding ABC transporter permease subunit, translated as MSSASPTPTEGTAPTEGTAPAEGTAPAEGTAPAEGTAPAEGTAPAEGTAPAAGVTPAAGTVPAGETAGGTRRRRRGPRTWLAALPLVAFTGLCFGLPLGALLYGAVTRTDPGTGATALTGEHLSRSLQGPYLGSLLGSVQLSALTALIASVLGVLIAQAVVTSRSQALRNAVLTASGVLANFGGVPLAFAFIATVGISGVVTQLADLSSLGWNLYSFTGLAVVYLYFLIPLMVLVILPALDGLRPQWREAAQNAGAGGWQYWRHVGIPVLAPSLLGGFVLLFGSAFAAHATAAALVGGSVPLVTLKIADALSGNVLVGQENVALALGLDMILIAGLVMAVHLPLQRRSARWLR; from the coding sequence ATGTCCTCCGCCTCCCCCACCCCCACCGAGGGAACCGCCCCCACCGAGGGAACCGCCCCCGCCGAGGGAACCGCCCCCGCCGAGGGAACCGCCCCCGCCGAGGGAACCGCCCCCGCCGAGGGAACCGCCCCCGCCGAGGGAACCGCCCCCGCCGCGGGAGTCACGCCCGCCGCGGGGACCGTTCCCGCCGGGGAAACCGCCGGCGGCACCCGCCGCCGGCGGCGCGGTCCGCGTACCTGGCTCGCCGCGCTCCCCCTCGTCGCCTTCACCGGGCTGTGCTTCGGCCTGCCGCTCGGCGCCCTCCTGTACGGCGCCGTGACCCGCACCGACCCCGGCACCGGCGCCACCGCCCTGACCGGCGAGCACCTGAGCCGCTCGCTCCAGGGCCCCTACCTGGGCTCCCTCCTCGGCAGCGTGCAGCTCTCCGCCCTCACGGCGCTCATCGCCTCGGTCCTCGGCGTCCTCATCGCCCAGGCCGTCGTCACCTCCCGCTCGCAGGCCCTGCGCAACGCCGTCCTGACCGCCTCCGGGGTCCTCGCCAACTTCGGCGGCGTCCCCCTCGCGTTCGCGTTCATCGCGACCGTCGGCATCTCCGGCGTCGTCACCCAGCTCGCCGACCTGAGCAGCCTCGGCTGGAACCTGTACTCGTTCACCGGCCTCGCCGTGGTCTACCTCTACTTCCTCATCCCGCTCATGGTCCTGGTGATCCTCCCCGCGCTCGACGGACTGCGCCCCCAGTGGCGTGAGGCCGCGCAGAACGCGGGCGCGGGCGGATGGCAGTACTGGCGCCACGTCGGCATCCCCGTCCTCGCGCCGTCCCTGCTCGGCGGGTTCGTCCTGCTCTTCGGCAGCGCCTTCGCCGCCCACGCCACCGCGGCGGCGCTCGTCGGCGGCTCCGTCCCCCTGGTCACGCTCAAGATCGCGGACGCCCTCTCCGGGAACGTCCTCGTCGGCCAGGAGAACGTCGCCCTCGCCCTCGGCCTCGACATGATCCTCATCGCCGGACTCGTCATGGCCGTCCACCTCCCCCTCCAGCGCAGGAGCGCCCGATGGCTGCGATGA
- a CDS encoding ABC transporter permease subunit, whose product MAAMTPTAREAAPEHGKEPSPPAPPATPVRPRPRVWRGVVLGLGGAYFLIPLIASFVFTVHTPGQGISFEAYTALLAADGFTESLLLSLGLAAATIALALLLAVPALVAVRIGAPRLRPVVEVMCMLPLVVPPIALVTGISTVLRWGPDHLSRTPLYQTFLAVQNESFPFVLVLAYTVMALPFVYRSLDAGLRAVDVPTLVEAARNCGANWPYVMFRVILPNLRSSLAGAAFLTLALVLGEFTIASLLGFQPFAVWIVSISGAHARMSVAVSLLSLVITWLLLLVLSRAGTAPTGTPGTPRSARTSRTSPKES is encoded by the coding sequence ATGGCTGCGATGACCCCCACCGCCCGGGAGGCCGCCCCGGAACACGGCAAGGAGCCGTCCCCACCGGCCCCACCGGCCACCCCGGTGCGGCCCCGGCCACGCGTCTGGCGCGGAGTCGTCCTCGGTCTCGGCGGCGCCTACTTCCTCATCCCGCTGATCGCCTCCTTCGTCTTCACCGTGCACACGCCCGGCCAGGGCATCTCCTTCGAGGCGTACACCGCGCTGCTCGCCGCCGACGGCTTCACCGAGAGCCTGCTGCTCTCCCTCGGCCTGGCGGCCGCGACGATCGCCCTCGCCCTGCTGCTCGCCGTGCCCGCACTGGTGGCCGTACGGATCGGGGCGCCCCGGCTGCGGCCGGTCGTCGAGGTCATGTGCATGCTGCCGCTGGTGGTGCCGCCCATCGCGCTCGTCACCGGCATCAGCACCGTGCTGCGCTGGGGCCCCGACCACCTCTCGCGGACGCCGCTCTACCAGACGTTCCTCGCGGTGCAGAACGAGAGCTTCCCCTTCGTCCTGGTCCTCGCGTACACGGTGATGGCCCTGCCGTTCGTGTACCGGTCCCTCGACGCCGGACTGCGCGCCGTCGACGTCCCCACGCTCGTCGAGGCCGCGCGCAACTGCGGGGCGAACTGGCCGTACGTGATGTTCCGCGTCATCCTGCCCAACCTGCGCTCCTCGCTCGCGGGCGCCGCGTTCCTCACCCTGGCCCTGGTCCTCGGCGAGTTCACCATCGCCTCGCTGCTCGGCTTCCAGCCCTTCGCGGTGTGGATCGTCTCCATCTCCGGGGCCCACGCGAGGATGTCCGTGGCCGTGTCCCTCCTCAGCCTGGTCATCACCTGGCTGCTGCTCCTCGTCCTCTCCCGGGCCGGAACGGCGCCGACCGGCACACCCGGCACCCCCCGATCCGCCCGTACCTCCCGCACGTCGCCCAAGGAGTCCTGA
- a CDS encoding ABC transporter ATP-binding protein, with protein MSSSTATAERTEPVAVGGARVEFRGLRRTFGSTTALDGLDLTVEPGELLALLGPSGCGKTTALRVLAGFERPDAGEVLVDGADITQVPANRRDAGMVFQSYSLFPNLTAADNVAFGLRVRKVRTAERRARAAELLDLVGLPQHGDRYPHQMSGGQQQRVALARALALRPRFLLLDEPLSALDAKVRLSLREEIRRLQLSLGITTVFVTHDQEEALSMADRVAVLNAGKLEQCAAPAELYRRPATPFVAEFVGTMNRLPGVLTDSGEVQVAGTRLPVDGEAPKLREVDVLVRPENVTVTEAADGDATVVSTSFLGSVTRVHLDHAGTRVKADLSSREATTLTPGARVTLGLAPHPALVAPRAER; from the coding sequence ATGTCCTCGTCCACAGCAACAGCGGAGCGGACCGAGCCGGTCGCGGTCGGCGGGGCGCGCGTCGAATTCCGGGGCCTGCGCCGCACGTTCGGCAGCACCACCGCCCTCGACGGACTCGACCTGACCGTCGAGCCCGGCGAACTCCTCGCCCTTCTCGGCCCGTCGGGCTGCGGCAAGACCACCGCGCTCCGCGTCCTCGCCGGCTTCGAGCGACCCGACGCCGGCGAAGTCCTCGTCGACGGCGCCGACATCACCCAGGTCCCGGCCAACCGCCGCGACGCGGGCATGGTCTTCCAGTCGTACAGTCTCTTCCCCAACCTCACGGCCGCCGACAACGTCGCCTTCGGCCTGCGCGTACGGAAGGTCAGGACGGCCGAACGGCGCGCCCGCGCCGCCGAACTCCTCGACCTCGTCGGCCTGCCCCAGCACGGCGACCGCTACCCGCACCAGATGTCGGGCGGCCAGCAGCAGCGCGTGGCGCTCGCCCGGGCGCTCGCCCTGCGGCCCCGCTTCCTGCTCCTCGACGAGCCGCTGTCCGCGCTCGACGCCAAGGTCAGGCTCAGCCTGCGGGAGGAGATCCGCCGCCTCCAGCTGTCGCTCGGCATCACCACCGTCTTCGTCACCCACGACCAGGAGGAGGCGCTGTCCATGGCGGACCGCGTCGCCGTCCTCAACGCCGGAAAGCTGGAGCAGTGCGCCGCCCCGGCCGAGCTCTACCGCCGCCCGGCGACCCCCTTCGTCGCCGAGTTCGTCGGCACCATGAACCGCCTCCCGGGCGTCCTGACGGACTCCGGCGAGGTCCAGGTGGCGGGCACCCGCCTGCCCGTCGACGGCGAGGCCCCGAAGCTCCGCGAGGTCGACGTCCTGGTCCGCCCCGAGAACGTCACCGTGACCGAGGCCGCCGACGGCGACGCGACCGTCGTCTCCACCTCCTTCCTCGGCTCCGTCACCCGCGTCCACCTCGACCACGCCGGTACGCGCGTCAAGGCGGACCTCTCCTCCCGGGAGGCGACCACGCTCACCCCCGGCGCCCGCGTCACCCTCGGCCTCGCCCCGCACCCCGCGCTCGTCGCGCCGAGGGCGGAGCGGTGA
- a CDS encoding HAD family phosphatase — MTELAAVLFDMDGTLVDTEVLWWEATVEIAARIGHRLTDADAPEVVGRAVKDTAAHLVRVTGTPDADGVATALTTAFQERVDRGAPLRPGADRLLAELAAEGVPFALVSASPRSVVDSVIGGALAHVPFAFTLSADDTVRTKPHPDPYRAAARRFGVPDAACVAVEDSPDGAASADAAGCTVLVVPSMLPVPVRPGRIFAESLEEVSVAGLRRYVADGGGPAA, encoded by the coding sequence GTGACCGAACTCGCCGCCGTCCTCTTCGACATGGACGGCACCCTGGTCGACACCGAGGTCCTCTGGTGGGAGGCCACGGTGGAGATCGCCGCACGGATCGGCCACCGGCTGACGGACGCGGACGCCCCCGAGGTCGTCGGACGCGCCGTCAAGGACACTGCCGCCCACCTCGTCCGCGTGACGGGTACCCCGGACGCGGACGGCGTGGCGACGGCACTGACCACCGCCTTCCAGGAGCGGGTCGACCGGGGCGCGCCACTGCGCCCCGGCGCGGACCGGCTACTGGCCGAACTCGCGGCGGAAGGCGTGCCGTTCGCCCTGGTGAGCGCCTCGCCGCGGTCGGTGGTGGACTCGGTGATCGGAGGTGCGCTCGCACACGTCCCCTTCGCCTTCACCCTCTCGGCCGACGACACCGTACGGACGAAGCCGCACCCCGACCCGTACCGCGCGGCCGCCCGCCGGTTCGGCGTACCGGACGCGGCGTGCGTCGCCGTCGAGGACTCCCCGGACGGGGCCGCCTCGGCCGACGCGGCGGGCTGTACGGTCCTCGTCGTCCCCTCCATGCTGCCCGTGCCCGTGCGACCGGGCCGGATCTTCGCGGAGAGCCTGGAAGAGGTCTCGGTCGCGGGCCTGCGCCGCTACGTCGCCGACGGCGGCGGCCCGGCCGCGTAG
- a CDS encoding TioE family transcriptional regulator, giving the protein MGRNLQSPGHLRPVDLAREHGLSTQAIRNYEEAGALSAAARTPAGYRGYTSLHAGALRAFLALLPGHGHRTATAIMRAVNEGAAEEAFRLIDESHALLLDDRRTLRAVENALRDLEPGGASTARHTGASTTRPSGTSHARPTGTSPGPGGVPVAPGGTFIGPLAEKLGIRPATLRAWERAGLVRPRRDPLTGYRVYDESAVRDARLVHQLRRGGYLLEQIAPLITQVRAAGGLGPLEAALGDWRDRLSARGRAMLAGAAALEAYLRERD; this is encoded by the coding sequence ATGGGACGAAACCTTCAAAGCCCGGGACACCTCCGGCCGGTCGACCTGGCGCGCGAGCACGGTCTGTCGACGCAGGCGATCCGCAATTACGAGGAGGCCGGCGCCCTTTCGGCCGCCGCGCGCACGCCCGCCGGATACCGCGGCTACACCTCGCTGCACGCGGGCGCGCTCCGCGCCTTCCTCGCGCTGCTGCCCGGTCACGGCCACCGGACGGCGACGGCGATCATGCGGGCGGTGAACGAGGGCGCGGCCGAGGAGGCGTTCCGTCTCATCGACGAGAGCCACGCCCTGCTCCTCGACGACCGCCGGACCCTCCGGGCCGTGGAGAACGCCCTCCGCGACCTGGAGCCCGGCGGCGCATCCACGGCCCGGCACACCGGCGCATCCACGACCCGGCCCAGCGGCACGTCCCATGCCCGGCCCACCGGCACGTCCCCCGGGCCCGGCGGCGTGCCCGTCGCGCCCGGCGGTACGTTCATCGGACCCCTCGCGGAGAAGCTCGGCATCCGGCCGGCGACGCTCCGGGCGTGGGAGCGTGCCGGCCTTGTGCGCCCGCGCCGCGATCCGCTCACCGGGTACCGCGTCTACGACGAGTCCGCCGTACGGGACGCCCGGCTGGTCCACCAACTCAGGCGTGGTGGCTATCTGTTGGAGCAGATCGCCCCGCTGATCACCCAGGTGCGGGCGGCCGGCGGTCTCGGGCCCCTGGAGGCCGCGCTCGGCGACTGGCGCGATCGGCTGTCCGCGCGCGGCCGGGCGATGCTGGCCGGGGCCGCCGCCCTGGAGGCGTACCTGCGCGAGCGCGACTGA
- a CDS encoding erythromycin esterase family protein — translation MATDIKDVTHAVEAAAVMGLLRGRPRLLALGEPTHGEDALLHVRNELFRQLVEQEGYRTITIESDCMRGLLVDDYVTTGDGTLDEVMERGFSHGWGASAANRELVRWMRAFNDGRPASDRLRFAGFDGPLEITGAESPRAALTALHGHLSARVDTDLLDSICTAETLDRLLGPDDRWTNPAAMRDPSRSVGRSAEATELRLLADDMVGLLDVRTPHPVARGRRDDGDRARLYGRTATGLLRYHYWMADTSPSRMARLVSLRDRMMADNLLALAGADGAVAPASRVDRSPVLVHAHNGHLQRHRSSMRMGGLPVEWWSAGAIVSAQLGDEYAFLATALGTIRHRGVDVPPAETVEGLLYAGPEECSVVDARGLAATLGEPLPAPRASPWFGYAPLDPAHLADSDGLVFVKDVS, via the coding sequence ATGGCTACCGACATCAAGGACGTCACCCATGCCGTCGAGGCCGCCGCCGTCATGGGTCTGCTCCGGGGCAGGCCGCGGCTGCTCGCGCTGGGTGAGCCCACGCACGGCGAGGACGCGCTGCTCCACGTACGCAACGAACTGTTCCGGCAGCTCGTCGAGCAGGAGGGCTACCGGACGATCACGATCGAGAGCGACTGCATGAGGGGTCTGCTCGTGGACGACTACGTCACCACGGGCGACGGCACCCTCGACGAGGTCATGGAGCGGGGATTCAGCCACGGTTGGGGCGCGTCGGCCGCGAACCGCGAGCTCGTCCGCTGGATGCGTGCCTTCAACGACGGCCGCCCGGCCTCCGACCGGCTCCGCTTCGCGGGCTTCGACGGCCCGCTGGAGATCACCGGGGCGGAGAGCCCTCGGGCGGCCCTCACCGCACTCCACGGCCACCTCTCGGCACGGGTGGACACGGACCTGCTCGACTCCATCTGTACGGCGGAAACGCTCGACCGCCTGCTCGGCCCCGACGACCGGTGGACGAACCCCGCCGCGATGAGGGACCCGTCCCGGTCGGTGGGGCGGTCGGCCGAGGCCACGGAACTGCGCCTGCTCGCCGACGACATGGTGGGGCTGCTCGACGTACGGACACCGCACCCGGTCGCGAGGGGCCGGCGGGACGACGGGGACCGGGCGCGGCTGTACGGTCGCACCGCCACCGGCCTGCTGCGGTACCACTACTGGATGGCCGACACCTCGCCGAGCCGCATGGCGCGACTGGTGAGCCTGAGGGACCGGATGATGGCCGACAACCTCCTCGCGCTCGCCGGTGCCGACGGGGCCGTCGCCCCCGCATCCCGCGTCGACCGGTCCCCGGTACTGGTCCATGCCCACAACGGCCATCTCCAGCGGCACCGGAGCAGCATGCGGATGGGCGGCCTGCCGGTCGAATGGTGGAGCGCCGGCGCGATCGTGAGCGCCCAACTGGGCGATGAGTACGCCTTTCTGGCGACGGCCCTCGGCACGATCCGGCACCGGGGAGTGGACGTCCCACCGGCGGAAACCGTCGAAGGACTCCTGTACGCGGGCCCGGAGGAGTGCTCGGTCGTCGACGCCCGCGGTCTGGCCGCCACCCTCGGCGAGCCCCTGCCCGCGCCGCGCGCCTCCCCGTGGTTCGGTTACGCGCCGCTCGACCCGGCCCACCTGGCCGACAGCGACGGCCTGGTGTTCGTCAAGGACGTCTCCTGA
- a CDS encoding TROVE domain-containing protein: protein MPAPQVHQAPVARPLLTYEGGPAFTREPRDELFLLAVGNFVSQRTFYESGTERDERYARLVGELAVEDPEWTAGLLRWLRGEGNMRTASLVGAAAYVRARLVAGASDGPSNRSVIDAVLQRADEPGELLAHWTTVYGRNVPQPVKRGIADAVRRLYSSRSLLKYDTASHAFRFGDVLNLVHASPDPEKPWQGGLFQHALDRRHHPETAVPPASDTMLTAHRALMEMPVDERRAVVTGPDGSARLAAAGLTWEALAGWLHGPLDAAVWEAVIPSMGPMALLRNLRNLDAAKISAEAAALVAARISDADEVARSRQFPMRYLAARTHAPKRRWAAALEQALGHSLANVPALSGRTLILVDRSDSMFWDTVSERSTLTRAAAAAVFGCALALRAEQADLVEFGWTSKEVPFTPGEPVLDVRKRFHRLGGTHTTKALRDHYRGHDRVLIVTDEQAAPYHPGGATEPVPPEVPVYTWNLAGYHPAHAPTGPHRHTFGGLTDAAFRMIPLIESGLRATWPWTAQDDEGTIADA, encoded by the coding sequence ATGCCCGCGCCGCAGGTCCACCAAGCGCCCGTCGCACGGCCGCTCCTCACGTACGAGGGCGGTCCGGCCTTCACCAGGGAACCCCGTGACGAGCTCTTCCTGCTGGCCGTCGGCAACTTCGTCTCGCAGCGGACCTTCTACGAGAGCGGCACGGAGCGCGACGAGCGGTACGCCCGGCTCGTCGGCGAACTCGCCGTCGAGGACCCCGAATGGACGGCCGGCCTGCTGCGCTGGCTGCGCGGCGAGGGCAACATGCGTACGGCGTCCCTGGTGGGCGCCGCCGCGTACGTACGGGCCCGGCTCGTGGCCGGGGCGTCCGACGGCCCGTCCAACCGGTCCGTGATCGACGCGGTGCTCCAGCGGGCCGACGAGCCCGGAGAACTGCTCGCCCACTGGACCACGGTGTACGGGCGGAACGTGCCGCAACCCGTGAAGCGGGGCATCGCCGACGCCGTACGCAGGCTGTACTCGTCGCGGTCCCTGCTGAAGTACGACACCGCGTCCCACGCGTTCCGCTTCGGTGACGTGCTCAACCTCGTACACGCTTCACCCGACCCGGAGAAGCCGTGGCAGGGCGGGCTCTTCCAGCACGCCCTGGACCGCCGCCACCACCCGGAGACGGCCGTCCCGCCGGCCTCCGACACCATGCTGACCGCGCACCGGGCCCTCATGGAAATGCCCGTGGACGAGCGGCGGGCCGTGGTGACCGGGCCGGACGGCAGCGCGCGGCTGGCCGCGGCCGGCCTGACCTGGGAGGCCCTGGCGGGCTGGCTCCACGGGCCGCTGGACGCCGCCGTGTGGGAGGCAGTGATCCCCTCGATGGGCCCCATGGCACTGCTGCGGAACCTGCGGAACCTCGACGCCGCGAAGATCTCGGCCGAGGCCGCCGCCCTCGTCGCCGCCCGGATCTCGGACGCCGACGAGGTCGCGAGGTCCCGGCAGTTCCCCATGCGCTACCTGGCCGCGCGCACACACGCGCCGAAGCGGCGCTGGGCGGCCGCGCTGGAACAGGCACTGGGCCACTCCCTGGCCAACGTACCGGCTCTGTCCGGCCGGACGCTGATCCTGGTGGACCGCTCGGACTCGATGTTCTGGGACACCGTCTCGGAACGCTCCACACTGACCCGGGCGGCCGCGGCGGCCGTGTTCGGCTGTGCGCTGGCCCTGCGGGCCGAACAGGCGGACCTGGTGGAGTTCGGCTGGACCAGCAAGGAGGTGCCGTTCACACCGGGCGAACCGGTGCTGGACGTGCGGAAACGCTTCCACCGGCTGGGCGGCACCCACACGACGAAAGCCCTACGAGACCACTACCGGGGCCACGACAGGGTCCTGATCGTCACCGACGAGCAGGCCGCGCCCTACCACCCCGGAGGCGCCACCGAACCGGTGCCGCCGGAGGTCCCGGTCTACACCTGGAACCTGGCGGGCTACCACCCCGCCCACGCCCCCACGGGCCCCCACCGCCACACCTTCGGCGGCCTGACGGACGCCGCCTTCCGAATGATCCCCCTCATCGAATCCGGCCTGCGGGCGACGTGGCCCTGGACGGCGCAGGACGACGAGGGAACGATCGCCGACGCCTGA
- a CDS encoding alpha/beta hydrolase translates to MAVVRVGGVDVAYTRNGRGPLVVLVHGAGSDGRMWQPQVEALAGEFTVVAWDEPGSGRSGALPAGFGLEDFAHALAAVIEDVGLGPAQVAGLSWGGTVVLELYRRRPDLVRSLLMVDTYAGWKGSLPAEEVAARVEGARRMLAVPREEFDATLPGLYAAGPPERFTAVLDAMSRDVRPESMAAQLSLMAEADEMDLLPRITVPTLLLWGELDVRSPLEVAYAFQDAIPHAELVVIPGVGHMSNLEAPEAFTDAVRTFCRAHVQE, encoded by the coding sequence ATGGCAGTGGTGCGGGTCGGTGGCGTCGACGTGGCCTATACGCGGAACGGGCGCGGGCCGCTCGTGGTGCTCGTGCACGGGGCCGGCAGCGACGGGCGGATGTGGCAGCCGCAGGTCGAAGCGCTGGCCGGCGAGTTCACGGTGGTGGCCTGGGACGAACCGGGGTCGGGGCGGTCCGGCGCCCTGCCGGCCGGCTTCGGACTCGAGGACTTCGCGCACGCGCTCGCCGCCGTGATCGAGGACGTGGGGCTCGGGCCCGCGCAGGTCGCCGGGCTGTCCTGGGGCGGGACGGTGGTCCTGGAGCTGTACCGGCGGCGGCCCGACCTGGTGCGTTCGCTGCTGATGGTCGACACGTACGCCGGCTGGAAGGGCTCGCTGCCCGCGGAGGAGGTCGCTGCGCGCGTCGAGGGGGCTCGGCGGATGTTGGCGGTGCCACGGGAGGAGTTCGACGCCACGCTGCCGGGGCTCTACGCCGCCGGTCCGCCGGAGCGCTTCACGGCGGTGCTGGACGCCATGAGCCGCGATGTCCGGCCGGAGAGCATGGCCGCGCAGCTGTCGCTGATGGCCGAGGCCGACGAGATGGACCTGCTGCCCCGGATCACGGTGCCGACCCTGCTGCTCTGGGGCGAGCTGGACGTCCGCTCGCCCCTGGAGGTCGCCTACGCCTTCCAGGACGCCATCCCGCACGCCGAGCTGGTGGTCATCCCCGGGGTGGGCCACATGAGCAACCTGGAGGCGCCGGAGGCCTTCACGGACGCGGTTCGCACGTTCTGCCGTGCACACGTCCAGGAATAG
- a CDS encoding HEAT repeat domain-containing protein: MLIGDVARRSGVSARMLRHYESLGLVRPTGRTGSGYREYSGEDIRRIFHIESLRSLGLSLRDVGSALDDPGFTPAKLVEDLIRGTRERIAAETVLLTRLRRIGAAEPAGWEDVLQIVALLHALGSESAGKRQRAALSSVEEIPVPVEALVEAALNETDPNVAGALRWALAQSGDGDVIALLAEGLASPAAEVRERAVQAVAELTDDEATALLREALATTDPAVRRHAALALGARGEAEAIPTLIDMVTEETNDVDAADALSALASRPDRADRITTGLVARLAHDPVDAAARRRLTQALADIPGNKASDALEALSHDEDRAVALTATYILTLREPRPGASGPRGPRHVPNS; the protein is encoded by the coding sequence CGTGGCACGGCGGTCCGGGGTCAGCGCCCGCATGCTCCGCCACTACGAGTCGCTGGGCCTGGTGCGGCCGACGGGCCGTACCGGCTCCGGCTACCGGGAGTACTCCGGCGAGGACATCCGGCGGATCTTCCACATCGAGAGCCTGAGGTCCCTGGGGCTGTCGCTGCGTGACGTGGGAAGCGCGCTTGACGATCCCGGCTTCACTCCCGCGAAGCTGGTCGAGGACCTCATCCGTGGGACGCGGGAACGCATCGCGGCCGAGACGGTGCTGCTCACACGACTGCGCCGGATCGGTGCCGCCGAGCCCGCGGGCTGGGAGGACGTCCTCCAGATCGTGGCACTCCTCCACGCCTTGGGGTCGGAGAGCGCGGGCAAGCGGCAGCGCGCGGCACTGTCCTCGGTCGAGGAGATCCCCGTACCGGTGGAGGCGCTGGTCGAGGCGGCCTTGAACGAGACGGACCCGAACGTCGCCGGAGCCCTGCGATGGGCCCTGGCACAGTCGGGTGACGGCGACGTGATCGCGCTCCTCGCGGAGGGCCTCGCCTCACCGGCGGCCGAGGTACGGGAACGTGCCGTGCAGGCCGTAGCCGAACTCACCGACGACGAGGCGACCGCGCTCCTGCGCGAGGCGCTCGCGACCACCGACCCCGCGGTCCGCAGGCACGCGGCGCTCGCGCTCGGGGCACGCGGAGAGGCCGAGGCGATCCCGACGCTCATCGACATGGTCACGGAGGAGACGAACGACGTCGACGCGGCCGACGCGCTGAGCGCACTGGCGAGCCGCCCCGACCGGGCCGACCGGATCACCACCGGTCTCGTCGCCCGCCTCGCGCACGACCCGGTCGATGCGGCGGCGCGCCGCAGGCTGACACAGGCACTGGCGGACATCCCGGGGAACAAGGCGTCGGACGCCCTGGAGGCGCTGTCGCACGACGAGGACCGCGCGGTGGCACTGACGGCGACGTACATCCTGACGCTGCGGGAGCCGCGCCCGGGAGCGTCGGGTCCTCGAGGGCCACGTCACGTCCCGAACTCCTGA